A single region of the Geobacillus subterraneus genome encodes:
- the modB gene encoding molybdate ABC transporter permease subunit: MTSFWSPVWLSIKVSLLAGLIVAVLGTAAAKRMARRRFRGKTLVETVFMLPLVLPPSVVGFLLVVLFGRHSPMGQWIEASFHTTVLFTPGAAVMAAVVVSFPLMYQAAKTGLEAVDPTIEGAARIDGANERQVFWHISLPLARHALLSGAVLSFARSLGEFGATLMFAGNIPGKTQTIPTAVYMAMESGRMEVAWAWVAVTIGLSFSLLVFATKLGRLRE, translated from the coding sequence ATGACATCGTTTTGGTCACCGGTTTGGTTATCGATCAAAGTATCGCTCCTCGCTGGCTTGATTGTCGCGGTCTTAGGGACAGCGGCGGCGAAGCGGATGGCGCGCCGCCGGTTTCGCGGCAAGACGTTGGTGGAGACGGTGTTTATGTTGCCGCTCGTGTTGCCGCCGTCGGTCGTCGGTTTTTTGCTCGTCGTCTTGTTTGGCCGACATAGTCCGATGGGCCAGTGGATCGAGGCGTCGTTTCATACGACCGTACTGTTTACGCCTGGTGCCGCGGTGATGGCCGCCGTGGTCGTGTCATTCCCGCTCATGTATCAGGCGGCCAAAACCGGGCTCGAAGCGGTCGATCCAACCATTGAAGGGGCGGCGCGCATCGATGGGGCGAATGAGCGCCAAGTCTTTTGGCATATTTCGCTGCCGCTTGCCAGACACGCACTATTATCCGGAGCGGTGCTGTCGTTTGCCCGCAGCCTCGGGGAGTTTGGCGCAACACTCATGTTTGCCGGTAATATTCCAGGAAAAACGCAAACGATCCCGACCGCCGTCTATATGGCCATGGAGTCGGGGCGGATGGAGGTAGCGTGGGCATGGGTGGCGGTCACGATCGGATTGTCATTCAGTTTATTGGTCTTTGCGACGAAACTCGGTCGTTTACGAGAATAA
- a CDS encoding Crp/Fnr family transcriptional regulator — protein MQRPSQPVEKRDFSLLRSWLQSSKKVIPLRKHSFLFQEGMPANELYLILSGKVQVSKICPDGKEMCFRICGSGEIVGELTLFTNDPRYLLTAKVIEPGEAAVMNKNELEEQLLINPTLTLEYMRWMSKHARRTQTKFRDLMMNGKKGALYSTLIRLCNSYGVPLEDGSIFIDVTLKNQDLANFCGTTRESVNRMLNALKQDGVISMKRGRITIHDLNYLKTEIQCEDCPPDICCIE, from the coding sequence ATGCAACGGCCAAGCCAACCAGTGGAGAAACGCGATTTTTCCCTCTTGCGCTCGTGGCTGCAATCGTCGAAAAAAGTGATTCCGCTTCGCAAACATTCGTTTTTGTTTCAAGAAGGGATGCCGGCCAATGAGCTGTATTTGATTCTTTCCGGTAAAGTGCAAGTAAGCAAAATTTGCCCGGACGGAAAAGAAATGTGTTTCCGCATTTGTGGAAGCGGGGAAATTGTCGGCGAGCTGACGCTGTTTACGAACGACCCGCGCTATTTATTGACCGCCAAAGTGATTGAACCGGGCGAGGCAGCGGTGATGAATAAAAACGAACTCGAAGAGCAGTTGCTGATCAATCCCACCCTTACCCTTGAATATATGCGCTGGATGAGCAAGCATGCCCGGCGGACGCAGACGAAGTTTCGCGACTTGATGATGAACGGCAAAAAAGGGGCGCTCTATTCGACGCTCATTCGCCTATGCAACAGCTATGGCGTCCCGCTTGAAGATGGGAGTATTTTCATTGATGTGACGTTAAAAAACCAAGACTTAGCCAACTTTTGCGGCACGACACGCGAAAGCGTCAATCGGATGCTCAATGCGTTAAAGCAAGATGGGGTTATTTCCATGAAGAGGGGGAGAATCACCATCCACGACTTGAACTATTTAAAAACGGAAATCCAATGCGAAGATTGCCCACCAGATATTTGCTGCATTGAATGA